The nucleotide sequence ATCGTTTAAAGCTTCAGCATTTAGAACAGCTAAGAGATATTTACGATAGAAATGATCTGGCAATGGTTCTTATCGGTATGCCTGGTATTGAAAAAAGATTGTCTCGTTATCCGCAGCTTTACTCTCGCATAGGATTTGCACATGAATTTGATAACCTTAGTAAGGACGAAACACATCATATTTTGGAATACAAATGGGCAGATTTAGGAATTGATATCAAGCTAGAAGATTTTTCTGATTATGAGGCTATCACAACTATCATTAAGATCACAAAAGGAAATTTTAGGCTTATTCATCGTTTATTTGCGCAGATTGATCGGATTTTAAGAATCAATCAAATGGATAAGATCACTGTAGAAGTTGTCGAAGCAGCAAGAGATAGTTTAGTCATAGGTATATAAAAAACCACCAAAAATCAGGTGGTTTTTGTCATTTAAAGATTGAAATTTTTGCCATTTAAATAGAAGAGTGACACAGATTCCATCGTTTCTTTATTTTCTTCGTCTTCTTCTGTGTGTATTTCGCGGTTTTTCTTCTATTGCTGGATCAATCGTGCCATAAAAGGGGCGATTGCGGTCAAGGTACCAGACATAAAGAATAAACAATGCAATACATAGGACAAAAAGGATTGCACCTATCGTAAATCCTTCAGGCAAGTAACTGAAAGTGACAGTATGTTTACCTGCTGGAACTTTTATCATCAAGAATGCGTCTTTGAAATTGCTGACCTTGACTGGTTTCCCATCAATTTTAGCTTTCCATCCTTTGTCATAAGGAATAGTTGTCACCAACATGGAATCTTCAGCGGTATTTACAGTCCCAGAAGCTTTTCTGCCAGTGGCTTCCATTTCGACACCTTTTTCTTTGATCTGATTCATTGCGGCTTGATAGGCTACAAC is from Enterococcus faecium and encodes:
- a CDS encoding AAA family ATPase; this encodes MFLINATDEILSVNKVFYTVPAEKMSRVSSDINTITSRIGLTKAMHMVLKYNQEDPPVPKTYEAIDLIIVDEIDRLKLQHLEQLRDIYDRNDLAMVLIGMPGIEKRLSRYPQLYSRIGFAHEFDNLSKDETHHILEYKWADLGIDIKLEDFSDYEAITTIIKITKGNFRLIHRLFAQIDRILRINQMDKITVEVVEAARDSLVIGI